From Flavobacterium sp. 102, a single genomic window includes:
- a CDS encoding gliding motility protein RemB: MKNIFSFLFLFSLLSNAQVAQKATERFPVFPACEGQEFSALETCFYNEVQNFVYNNFKVPNNLKESNFKGNVIVLFEVDDKGSFKVIYVDAVDETLVTESKRVFGQMPKISPATYNGNPTYAKYTIKIAIPLQSVAEREAQKEAEKGAEAKSNFYKPNHKPLTELDSIKYTKFDNPQFQSHLNIPFSHSYYAQFDDEMNQVGANNHTASKPFSYADVSKYYDLTAENKKLAKNKQGWWGKKFWNENLVQIQGEDYWFTLNPILDLQFGKSDPSVSSYTYVNTRGIQFNGGLGATINFTTTVYESQGRFADYFNRYAESLAPAGGNPAIIPGIGIAKGFKSDAYDFPLAEANLAYTPSKFLNMNLGYGRNFIGDGYRSLLLGDGASPYPYFKLNTSFWKIKYTNIYTWLKDVRPDVTVDRTYATKFAASHYLSLNVTNRWNIGLFESVVWTNKNNRGFDMSFANPIIFYRSVEFASSARSGNALLGLTSKFKFNNQIQFYGQFLLDEFSLNDIKAGEKSWKNKFGYQLGAKYFNAFNIKNLLLQGEYNVVRPYVYAHSEAITNYGHNNQSLGHQWGGNFRELIAIARYHNGRYFADAKVTIGTRGLDFNNATDTFNYGSDIYRDYDLDRPFDTGVVVGQGNKTNVFIADLQAGYLINPMTNMKLYGSLIYRNFTPATETALAVKESTTWFSIGLRCDIFNWYFDY, encoded by the coding sequence ATGAAAAATATATTTTCCTTTTTATTCCTGTTTTCCTTATTGTCTAATGCGCAAGTAGCACAAAAAGCTACAGAACGATTTCCGGTATTTCCGGCTTGTGAAGGTCAGGAATTTAGTGCTTTAGAAACTTGTTTTTATAACGAAGTGCAAAATTTTGTGTACAATAATTTCAAAGTGCCCAATAATTTGAAAGAAAGTAATTTTAAAGGAAATGTTATTGTGCTTTTTGAAGTAGATGATAAAGGAAGTTTTAAAGTGATTTATGTCGACGCCGTAGATGAAACTTTGGTCACCGAAAGCAAAAGAGTTTTTGGGCAAATGCCAAAAATCAGTCCGGCAACGTATAACGGAAATCCGACTTATGCCAAATACACTATAAAAATTGCCATTCCGTTGCAAAGTGTAGCCGAAAGAGAAGCGCAAAAGGAAGCTGAAAAAGGGGCGGAAGCAAAATCTAATTTTTACAAACCTAACCACAAACCCTTAACCGAGTTAGATAGCATTAAGTACACAAAATTTGACAATCCACAATTCCAAAGTCATTTGAATATTCCGTTTTCGCATAGTTATTATGCGCAATTTGATGACGAAATGAACCAAGTTGGGGCGAATAATCATACTGCTTCCAAGCCCTTTTCTTATGCGGATGTTTCCAAGTATTACGATTTGACCGCCGAAAATAAAAAGTTAGCCAAGAACAAACAAGGTTGGTGGGGCAAAAAGTTTTGGAATGAAAATTTGGTTCAAATCCAAGGCGAAGACTATTGGTTTACGCTAAACCCAATTTTGGATTTACAATTTGGGAAAAGCGATCCGAGTGTTTCCAGTTATACTTATGTCAATACGCGTGGAATTCAGTTTAACGGTGGTTTGGGCGCAACAATCAATTTTACCACAACGGTTTATGAAAGTCAAGGACGTTTTGCTGATTATTTCAATCGCTATGCGGAATCATTGGCTCCGGCTGGTGGAAATCCGGCGATTATTCCCGGAATCGGAATTGCGAAAGGGTTTAAATCTGATGCGTATGATTTTCCTTTAGCCGAAGCTAATTTGGCGTATACACCAAGTAAGTTTCTGAATATGAATTTGGGTTATGGTCGCAATTTTATTGGTGATGGTTATCGTTCGCTATTGTTGGGTGATGGCGCTAGTCCGTATCCGTATTTTAAATTGAATACGTCTTTTTGGAAAATCAAATACACCAACATTTACACTTGGTTAAAAGATGTTCGTCCGGACGTTACGGTAGATCGAACTTATGCGACGAAGTTTGCGGCCAGTCATTATTTAAGTTTGAATGTCACCAACCGATGGAATATTGGTTTGTTTGAGTCGGTGGTTTGGACCAATAAAAACAATCGTGGTTTTGATATGAGTTTTGCGAATCCAATTATATTCTATCGTTCGGTGGAGTTTGCTTCTTCGGCACGTAGTGGAAATGCTTTATTGGGATTGACTTCAAAATTCAAGTTCAATAACCAAATTCAGTTTTACGGACAATTTTTGTTAGATGAATTCTCGTTAAATGATATCAAAGCCGGAGAAAAAAGTTGGAAGAATAAATTTGGGTACCAATTGGGAGCCAAATATTTCAACGCTTTTAATATTAAAAACCTTTTACTGCAAGGAGAATACAATGTGGTTCGACCGTATGTTTATGCGCATAGCGAAGCCATTACCAATTATGGTCACAACAACCAAAGTTTGGGTCACCAATGGGGCGGAAATTTCAGAGAGTTGATTGCCATTGCGCGCTACCATAATGGTCGCTATTTTGCTGATGCCAAAGTTACCATTGGAACAAGAGGTTTAGATTTCAACAATGCAACAGATACTTTTAACTACGGGAGCGATATTTACCGGGATTATGATTTAGACCGGCCTTTTGATACCGGAGTTGTCGTTGGACAAGGCAATAAAACCAATGTTTTTATCGCCGATTTACAAGCCGGTTATTTGATTAATCCGATGACGAATATGAAGTTGTATGGGAGTTTAATTTACAGAAATTTTACGCCTGCCACTGAAACGGCGCTTGCCGTAAAAGAAAGCACCACTTGGTTTTCTATCGGATTGAGATGTGATATTTTTAACTGGTATTTTGATTACTAG
- the gcvH gene encoding glycine cleavage system protein GcvH, translating to MNIPSNLKYTKDHEWVLIDGDVATVGITDFAQKELGDIVYVEVETLDQTLDKDEVFGTVEAVKTVSDLFLPLSGEITEFNEDLEVTPEHVNSDPYGKGWMIKLKISNQEEIGDLLSSEDYKALIGA from the coding sequence ATGAATATACCAAGTAATTTAAAGTATACCAAAGACCACGAATGGGTTTTGATTGATGGCGATGTAGCAACAGTAGGAATTACCGATTTTGCCCAAAAAGAATTAGGCGACATCGTTTATGTAGAAGTAGAAACTTTAGACCAAACTCTTGACAAAGATGAAGTGTTCGGAACTGTTGAAGCGGTGAAAACTGTTTCTGATTTGTTCTTACCGCTTTCAGGAGAAATCACCGAATTCAACGAAGACTTGGAAGTAACTCCTGAACATGTAAATTCAGATCCTTACGGAAAAGGTTGGATGATAAAATTAAAAATCAGTAACCAAGAGGAAATCGGAGATTTGCTGTCAAGTGAAGATTATAAAGCCTTAATCGGTGCTTAA
- the cyoE gene encoding heme o synthase — protein sequence MNATATTFSLKQIAIDFKEITKAGLAISVVFSSIAGYLLGVVDFQDLKVSTLLMLAVGGYCMVGASNAFNQVIEKDLDALMDRTKNRPVASGRMSPNHALFVASLLTIIGLVLLYLINPKSAMFGAISIFLYTSIYTPLKVHTPLSVFVGAFPGAIPFMLGWVAATNHFGIEAGTLFLIQFFWQFPHFWAIGWFLYEDYEKAGFFMLPTGKKDTSTALQTILYSVWLLVASLLPSLGYTGRLFISPIAAGIVFLLGLWMIFYAVKLYQLRTAKAARTLMLVSVSYITLLQIVYITDKFLR from the coding sequence ATGAACGCTACTGCTACTACATTTTCTCTTAAACAAATTGCGATTGATTTCAAGGAAATCACCAAAGCAGGTTTAGCTATCAGCGTAGTATTTTCTTCTATTGCCGGTTATTTGCTTGGTGTGGTGGATTTTCAAGATTTAAAAGTGTCTACTTTATTGATGTTGGCCGTTGGCGGTTACTGTATGGTTGGTGCTTCTAATGCGTTTAACCAAGTCATCGAGAAAGATCTTGACGCTTTAATGGACAGAACAAAAAACCGTCCGGTGGCTTCGGGTAGAATGTCTCCGAATCACGCTTTGTTTGTGGCTAGTTTGTTGACCATCATCGGTTTGGTTTTATTGTATTTGATTAATCCTAAATCAGCCATGTTTGGTGCGATTTCCATCTTTTTATATACGAGTATTTACACGCCCTTAAAGGTTCATACGCCGCTTTCGGTTTTTGTGGGTGCCTTTCCTGGTGCGATTCCTTTTATGTTAGGCTGGGTTGCCGCAACAAACCATTTTGGAATTGAAGCGGGAACTTTGTTTTTAATACAGTTTTTTTGGCAATTTCCTCATTTTTGGGCGATAGGTTGGTTTTTATATGAAGACTACGAAAAAGCAGGTTTCTTTATGTTGCCAACGGGTAAAAAAGACACTTCAACAGCTTTACAGACGATTTTATATTCGGTTTGGTTGTTAGTTGCCTCTTTATTGCCAAGTTTAGGGTATACCGGACGATTATTTATTTCGCCAATTGCGGCAGGAATTGTATTTTTGCTCGGGCTTTGGATGATTTTTTACGCTGTAAAGTTGTATCAACTCAGAACTGCTAAA
- the deoC gene encoding deoxyribose-phosphate aldolase, protein MNIKQYLDSTYLKTASQAGLSEKENDLIVQGFIQEAIEEGFKLIMIRPDKVKMAKEMISKAKSKLLIGTVISFPEGTDSLEEKLAEAQKAIEDGVDELDYVCNYEAFKNGEFDLVKTEVLKGTKLAFDNHKVAKWIIEVAALTDAQIIQISALIKNVVIPNFKEDYYFNVFVKSSTGFYKTENNLPNGATFPTIIMMLENASPLPVKAAGGVRTYQEAEEMIRLGVKRIGTSAAKTIAHGQTASGNY, encoded by the coding sequence ATGAATATAAAACAGTATCTCGATTCTACTTATTTAAAAACAGCAAGCCAAGCAGGTTTATCTGAGAAGGAAAATGACCTGATTGTTCAAGGTTTTATTCAAGAAGCTATTGAAGAAGGTTTTAAATTGATTATGATCAGACCTGATAAAGTCAAAATGGCCAAAGAAATGATTTCCAAAGCCAAATCGAAATTGCTTATCGGAACGGTAATCTCTTTTCCGGAAGGAACTGATTCTCTTGAAGAAAAATTAGCCGAAGCCCAAAAAGCCATTGAAGACGGAGTAGATGAATTGGATTATGTTTGTAATTACGAAGCCTTTAAAAATGGGGAATTCGACTTAGTAAAAACCGAAGTCTTAAAAGGAACCAAACTCGCTTTTGATAACCATAAAGTAGCCAAGTGGATTATAGAAGTTGCGGCATTAACCGATGCTCAAATTATTCAAATTTCGGCTTTGATCAAAAATGTAGTGATTCCTAATTTCAAAGAAGATTATTATTTCAATGTGTTCGTGAAATCGTCAACCGGTTTTTACAAGACAGAAAACAATTTGCCCAATGGCGCTACTTTTCCAACCATAATTATGATGCTCGAAAATGCTTCGCCTTTACCGGTTAAAGCCGCTGGCGGTGTTCGGACTTATCAAGAAGCAGAAGAAATGATTCGATTAGGTGTGAAAAGAATTGGTACTTCTGCCGCCAAAACTATTGCTCATGGCCAAACTGCCTCGGGCAATTATTAA
- a CDS encoding VanZ family protein, with product MPKVKVSGADKYGHFTFHLVFTLLWSCYFWLKQNHIALRMLFYVVLTSLCFGILIEFLQGAFTKTRQADCLDVLANFGGAMTAFLVFVLIKIAKKA from the coding sequence TTGCCAAAGGTTAAAGTTTCCGGCGCTGACAAGTATGGGCACTTTACTTTCCATTTGGTTTTTACGTTACTTTGGAGCTGTTACTTTTGGTTGAAACAAAATCATATTGCCTTAAGAATGTTGTTTTATGTTGTTTTGACTTCTCTTTGTTTCGGAATTTTAATCGAGTTTTTGCAAGGCGCTTTTACCAAAACAAGACAAGCCGATTGTTTAGATGTACTGGCCAATTTTGGCGGAGCTATGACTGCTTTTCTGGTTTTTGTTTTAATTAAAATAGCAAAGAAAGCCTAA